A window from Neobacillus sp. PS3-40 encodes these proteins:
- a CDS encoding DMT family transporter, producing MKQRESSPSIGLPLTISIIAVSFAAIFVKWSDAPASILSMYRMWFASLLMIPIVWKNRGEFKKIENKDWFYLFFSGTFLAMHFVLWFGSLKLTTVASSTIILSLQPLVSLVGGFWLFKERTTLPALLTMGMAIVGATMIGWGDWALSKEAIIGDLLSFLSVIAVVGYLFIGQSTVKKVLHWIYSFCVFFFASIVLTIYNLCTGAAFGGYRAEEWGIFLLLAIVPTIAHVINNWLLNYVNATTISMSILGEPVGATLLAVLLLSEHLVGWQIVGGILVLFGVFFFLIQQKKALPLNEAIKENTHSTLEKEIK from the coding sequence ATGAAACAGAGAGAAAGTTCACCATCAATTGGGTTACCACTTACCATTTCCATTATTGCCGTATCGTTTGCCGCAATTTTCGTAAAATGGTCAGATGCGCCCGCTTCTATTTTGAGCATGTATCGGATGTGGTTTGCTAGTTTGCTGATGATACCGATTGTTTGGAAAAATCGAGGAGAATTTAAAAAAATAGAAAATAAAGATTGGTTCTATTTATTTTTTTCCGGCACCTTTTTAGCTATGCATTTTGTCCTTTGGTTCGGGTCTTTGAAATTAACAACGGTAGCAAGTTCCACTATCATTCTTTCCTTGCAGCCACTTGTGTCGTTGGTTGGCGGCTTTTGGCTGTTTAAAGAACGAACTACTCTACCCGCATTGCTGACGATGGGTATGGCGATTGTCGGAGCAACCATGATTGGCTGGGGAGATTGGGCTTTAAGTAAGGAGGCCATTATCGGTGATTTACTTTCCTTTTTAAGTGTCATTGCCGTTGTGGGTTACTTATTTATCGGACAAAGCACTGTGAAAAAAGTATTGCATTGGATTTATAGCTTTTGTGTATTTTTCTTTGCTTCGATTGTTCTCACAATCTATAACCTATGTACGGGTGCTGCTTTTGGTGGGTATAGAGCAGAGGAATGGGGAATTTTCCTTTTACTCGCCATCGTTCCGACTATCGCTCACGTCATTAATAACTGGCTATTAAACTATGTAAATGCTACAACCATCTCAATGAGCATTTTAGGAGAACCTGTCGGAGCAACGCTTTTAGCCGTTTTGCTACTGTCAGAGCACCTCGTCGGCTGGCAAATTGTCGGCGGCATACTCGTCCTATTTGGCGTCTTTTTCTTTTTGATTCAGCAGAAGAAGGCACTTCCTTTAAATGAAGCTATAAAAGAAAACACACATTCAACTCTTGAAAAGGAAATCAAATAA
- a CDS encoding LysM peptidoglycan-binding domain-containing protein yields MKKKVVSALATATILSAIYTGTAFANTYTIQKGDSLSKIATKYHTSVLELTKLNSLRSDSIRIGAVIKVPDPVSKPAPKVPASAVKIYTVVKGDTLAKIASHNGTSIANLVLWNKLSTTIIYAGQKLNVSAVKVETAKPGPKTTEKTESKPKESSKPKPVVPPSSSTTDQTKGEITVIPTVSAEYVVKTGDSLGKIGLQFNMTVADLKKLNKLSSDVIYVGQTLKVTNAVPVVEATNTTTTVIQEAKNLMGVPYVWGGSTNAGLDCSGFIYYVQNKAGISVGRYSADGYYNHSYFVDKPQAGDLVFFENTYKVGISHMGIYLGDNSFIHADEVHGVTITSLDSAYYQEHFAGFKRFY; encoded by the coding sequence GTGAAGAAAAAGGTCGTATCTGCCCTCGCCACCGCAACCATTCTTTCTGCTATTTACACTGGAACTGCATTTGCCAATACATATACGATTCAAAAAGGCGATTCTCTTTCTAAGATCGCAACTAAATATCATACAAGTGTACTTGAATTAACGAAATTAAACAGTCTGCGCTCCGATTCCATCCGAATCGGAGCGGTCATAAAAGTTCCCGATCCTGTGAGTAAGCCAGCTCCTAAGGTTCCGGCTTCTGCTGTAAAAATATATACGGTTGTAAAAGGCGACACATTAGCGAAAATCGCTAGTCACAATGGGACATCCATTGCTAACTTAGTATTATGGAACAAATTGAGTACCACTATAATTTATGCAGGACAAAAGCTGAATGTTTCTGCTGTCAAGGTTGAAACTGCGAAGCCTGGACCTAAGACCACGGAAAAGACTGAATCAAAGCCTAAGGAAAGTTCTAAACCTAAGCCAGTCGTACCGCCAAGTTCAAGTACAACTGATCAGACTAAGGGAGAAATAACAGTTATCCCAACTGTCTCCGCAGAATATGTTGTCAAAACTGGCGATTCTTTAGGGAAAATTGGCTTACAATTCAATATGACTGTTGCTGACTTAAAGAAATTAAACAAGCTATCCTCCGACGTTATTTATGTCGGTCAAACATTAAAGGTAACCAATGCTGTACCTGTTGTCGAAGCAACCAATACAACAACCACCGTTATTCAGGAGGCCAAAAATCTGATGGGTGTCCCCTATGTTTGGGGAGGTAGTACCAATGCAGGGTTAGACTGCAGTGGATTTATTTATTATGTTCAAAATAAAGCGGGTATTTCCGTTGGCCGCTATTCAGCAGATGGTTACTACAACCACTCTTACTTTGTCGATAAACCTCAGGCAGGTGACCTCGTTTTCTTTGAAAACACCTACAAAGTCGGGATCTCCCATATGGGAATTTACCTCGGAGACAACAGCTTCATCCATGCTGACGAAGTACATGGCGTCACGATCACAAGCTTAGACAGTGCCTACTATCAAGAGCATTTTGCTGGATTCAAGCGGTTTTATTAA
- a CDS encoding SWIM zinc finger family protein: protein MESISASEQLQGLADEMRELLNPHVVEDVKLIQKGMMLYRQGMVWQLKINGDVATAAVQDVIPVRVELDLNFLGVSECTCPSEGFCRHLMAAFFAAYSRVGSVSEWMEKWREPVHAVTSSAKWGMERARDLVKANGVMKPDYERWVQSFEESFDTLLKSSKSKSPYIIVELFGIYHRRIRAGAPMEQEWRLLYELIGNVFTFKKLAAFSEELGHTEEMVKRSYLHLFQRMIDETEDLVFKIGLQTHPFAFDVFMEKFKNDSSELLTCARKLEYERIYLYRHLWTQLFKNRDWREGEGEKIASLARGLQDWENPIPLLIGGIHQNVMLGNDDQALGLMGSMEDQSITPYMLFWIDLLSQQKAWRRIGPMIELFSQKIKRYMEFLGSYYPCSSFTRLALKAVQPYCTESKRIDLFERMLLQTLPYSFHEYEYMLFDRRQFDRWGELHSFIGFHYTDLPKDRIKLIEKEQPEVLLALLHQSAQHEISLKNRSSYKVAVRHLKKLRTLYKKLKRLDEWQFFFDTLMEKTKRLRAFHEECRRSKLLDA from the coding sequence TTGGAGTCGATCTCTGCTAGTGAACAGTTGCAAGGTTTGGCGGATGAGATGCGGGAGTTGTTGAATCCGCATGTGGTTGAGGATGTAAAGTTGATTCAAAAGGGTATGATGCTGTACCGGCAAGGGATGGTATGGCAGTTAAAGATAAATGGTGATGTGGCGACGGCAGCTGTCCAGGATGTGATTCCTGTCCGGGTGGAGTTGGATTTGAATTTCCTTGGGGTGAGTGAGTGCACGTGCCCATCTGAGGGATTTTGTCGGCATTTGATGGCAGCATTTTTTGCAGCATATTCGAGGGTGGGTAGTGTTTCGGAGTGGATGGAGAAATGGCGGGAGCCTGTACACGCGGTCACGTCTTCTGCAAAATGGGGAATGGAACGGGCCCGGGATTTGGTGAAGGCGAACGGGGTAATGAAGCCGGATTATGAACGCTGGGTGCAGTCCTTTGAGGAAAGCTTCGATACCTTGCTGAAATCGAGTAAGTCGAAGAGCCCTTATATTATTGTGGAGCTGTTTGGAATTTACCACAGGCGGATTCGTGCCGGGGCGCCGATGGAGCAGGAATGGCGTTTGCTTTATGAATTGATCGGGAATGTGTTTACTTTTAAGAAGTTGGCTGCGTTTAGCGAGGAGCTTGGGCATACCGAGGAGATGGTGAAGCGATCCTATCTGCATTTGTTTCAACGAATGATCGATGAGACGGAAGATCTTGTTTTTAAAATTGGTCTGCAAACGCATCCGTTCGCATTTGATGTGTTTATGGAGAAGTTTAAGAACGATTCAAGTGAATTGCTAACATGTGCCCGAAAGCTCGAGTATGAACGGATTTATTTGTATCGGCATTTGTGGACGCAGTTGTTTAAGAATCGAGATTGGCGTGAGGGTGAAGGTGAAAAAATTGCTTCACTGGCACGAGGCTTGCAGGACTGGGAGAACCCGATACCACTGTTGATTGGCGGCATTCATCAAAATGTGATGCTCGGGAATGATGACCAGGCATTGGGGTTGATGGGTAGCATGGAGGATCAATCGATCACGCCTTATATGTTGTTTTGGATTGATTTGTTGTCGCAGCAAAAAGCGTGGAGACGCATTGGACCGATGATTGAGTTATTTTCACAAAAAATAAAAAGGTATATGGAATTCTTAGGATCCTATTATCCCTGCTCAAGTTTTACAAGATTGGCACTGAAGGCGGTCCAGCCGTATTGCACGGAGAGCAAGCGCATCGATTTATTTGAACGGATGTTGTTGCAGACTCTTCCCTACAGTTTTCATGAATATGAATACATGTTGTTTGATCGGCGTCAATTCGACCGCTGGGGTGAACTGCATTCGTTTATCGGCTTCCACTATACGGATCTCCCAAAGGATCGAATTAAATTGATTGAAAAAGAACAGCCGGAGGTTTTGCTGGCCCTGCTCCATCAGTCGGCCCAGCATGAGATTAGCCTGAAAAACCGTTCGAGCTATAAGGTAGCGGTCCGGCATTTGAAAAAACTACGGACATTGTATAAAAAATTGAAGCGCTTAGATGAATGGCAATTTTTCTTCGACACCCTGATGGAAAAAACAAAACGCCTCCGCGCTTTTCATGAAGAATGCAGAAGGAGCAAGTTACTAGATGCTTAA
- a CDS encoding DEAD/DEAH box helicase: MLKTRFLKLLTIKLDEGRYLLAAQDEDGDFLAPDTWKNLVFSRHEESFFGTLLDSETVNGVEGIAISGWQLVTLFAKESFNRFVEWDWSEESEICLAAAHALYEGINEKDWLPDFSAWEDGRFQWQLPERVKDEFGSAFWVQRIGGDGPGMGEESGRVDDAGRADFVHSEGEEDSADRSLENGVIDESETALHYISDLYNHALDSYLTRNPSMKKLFGPKLDLLKKQNISSGELARYFDEESWLEWVGIRESPVPFSIGLQLDEPVDGEGLWSLDVFLRGKKNVDEIYGVNDKAVPTVWRSHLDRVSREQERWVRLIPWLEDEADSVSDGVSLVSEDGADSDSEGVSLVSEDGAKRLKSHLTEDEAWMFLTEASETLVALNVEILLPSWWQAMKNANLKVKASLKGTSSHRPSFVGLQAMLDFNWRFSMNGVDLSEDEFRGLVEEKRRLVYIRGRWVKLDPQFIRQIQDLMKQAEKEGLHIRDLLEQELIESPASEDELENPKAFARIQIELNRQWKQMVKQLSEIKEIPEQPVPESLVGELRPYQQLGMSWLWFLRQYGFGACLADDMGLGKTVQLIAYLLMVKEKERFEGLESGGSAEMRSGGDDASAEFQGVVNPRASSGESASVNSKVTRRKSDEDGGASAKEPTKAALIICPTSVLGNWQKELEKFSPSMEIYLHYGSNRLKEDAFSEKVKNVDVVLTSYGLSHLDSEEFHSMIWSTIAIDEAQNIKNAATKQSRAVRKLKGRHHIALTGTPMENRLSELWSIFDFTNHGYLGSLGQFQKKFVIPIEKDEKKEKVHELQSLIRPFLLRRTKKDEEVALNLPDKLEQKEYCPLTAEQASLYEQLVQDTFEQIEKLSGFERKGLILQMLSRLKQLCNHPALYLKEKSVTRQLLDRSNKLEKLAELIDAVLEQGESCLIFTQYIEMGEMIKALVKTKFGVEVPFLNGSVPKTKRDEMIEQFQNGEFPVFLLSLKAGGTGLNLTAANHVIHYDRWWNPAVENQATDRAYRIGQQRFVHVHKLICTGTLEEKIDAMLEKKQFLNDQIIQSENWITEMSTDELKDLVYLG; this comes from the coding sequence ATGCTTAAAACTAGATTTCTAAAGTTGCTTACAATCAAATTAGATGAAGGTCGATACCTTTTAGCGGCACAGGATGAAGATGGGGATTTTTTGGCTCCAGACACCTGGAAAAATCTTGTTTTCAGCCGTCATGAAGAAAGTTTTTTCGGGACGCTGCTTGATTCGGAAACAGTGAACGGAGTCGAAGGAATTGCGATCAGCGGTTGGCAGCTTGTCACGTTGTTTGCAAAAGAGTCGTTCAATCGGTTTGTCGAGTGGGACTGGAGTGAGGAGTCGGAAATTTGCCTTGCTGCCGCCCATGCTCTTTATGAGGGGATCAACGAAAAGGATTGGCTCCCTGATTTTTCAGCTTGGGAGGATGGCCGTTTTCAGTGGCAGCTTCCGGAGCGAGTTAAGGATGAGTTTGGTTCGGCGTTTTGGGTGCAGCGTATTGGTGGAGATGGGCCTGGGATGGGTGAAGAGTCAGGTCGAGTGGACGATGCTGGTCGGGCGGACTTTGTCCACTCAGAGGGTGAGGAAGATTCGGCGGATCGTTCACTGGAGAATGGCGTGATTGATGAATCTGAAACAGCTCTTCACTACATTTCTGATTTATATAATCATGCGCTCGATTCCTATTTAACGAGGAATCCTTCTATGAAAAAGTTATTCGGGCCAAAGCTTGATTTGCTGAAAAAACAAAACATTTCGAGCGGTGAGCTTGCGCGCTATTTTGATGAGGAAAGCTGGCTTGAGTGGGTTGGCATTAGGGAAAGTCCTGTGCCGTTTTCAATTGGTTTGCAGCTTGATGAGCCTGTTGATGGTGAAGGCCTGTGGAGTCTTGATGTATTTTTACGTGGAAAGAAAAATGTGGATGAGATATATGGTGTGAATGACAAGGCTGTACCTACGGTTTGGCGTTCGCATTTAGACAGGGTCAGCCGCGAGCAGGAGCGTTGGGTGCGGTTGATTCCTTGGTTGGAGGATGAAGCGGATAGTGTTAGCGATGGTGTTTCGCTCGTTTCTGAGGATGGAGCGGATAGCGATAGTGAAGGCGTTTCGCTGGTTTCTGAGGACGGAGCGAAACGTTTGAAGTCTCACTTAACTGAGGATGAAGCTTGGATGTTCCTAACTGAGGCAAGTGAAACACTTGTCGCATTGAATGTGGAGATCCTCCTCCCTTCCTGGTGGCAGGCCATGAAAAATGCCAACTTAAAGGTGAAAGCATCGCTGAAAGGAACCTCTAGTCACAGACCTTCATTTGTCGGACTACAGGCGATGCTCGATTTTAATTGGCGCTTTTCTATGAATGGCGTAGATTTATCCGAGGATGAATTCCGCGGGCTTGTTGAGGAGAAACGGCGGCTTGTTTATATTCGTGGCCGCTGGGTCAAGCTTGATCCACAATTCATCAGGCAAATTCAGGATTTGATGAAACAGGCGGAAAAAGAAGGGCTACATATTCGGGACTTGCTTGAGCAGGAGCTGATTGAATCCCCCGCTTCCGAGGATGAATTGGAAAATCCAAAAGCATTTGCACGGATTCAAATTGAATTAAATCGGCAGTGGAAGCAAATGGTGAAACAGCTTTCGGAAATCAAAGAAATTCCTGAACAGCCTGTTCCTGAGAGTTTGGTCGGGGAATTGCGTCCGTACCAGCAGCTCGGGATGAGTTGGCTGTGGTTTTTGCGCCAGTACGGCTTTGGTGCTTGTCTTGCCGATGACATGGGTCTTGGGAAGACGGTTCAGCTGATTGCTTATTTGTTGATGGTGAAGGAGAAGGAACGTTTTGAGGGGTTGGAGTCGGGTGGTTCGGCTGAGATGCGATCTGGTGGAGATGATGCTTCGGCTGAATTCCAGGGGGTTGTGAACCCTCGAGCAAGCAGTGGGGAGTCTGCTTCGGTCAATTCTAAGGTAACCCGCCGTAAGAGTGATGAAGATGGCGGAGCTTCTGCAAAGGAACCGACTAAAGCAGCGTTGATTATTTGCCCTACCTCCGTTCTTGGGAACTGGCAGAAGGAGCTGGAGAAATTTTCACCGAGCATGGAAATCTATTTGCATTACGGGAGCAACCGCCTAAAGGAAGATGCTTTTTCGGAAAAAGTAAAAAATGTTGATGTTGTGCTTACCTCTTATGGACTAAGTCATTTGGATTCAGAGGAATTTCATTCGATGATTTGGAGCACGATTGCAATTGATGAAGCGCAGAATATAAAAAATGCGGCAACAAAGCAGTCCCGTGCCGTTCGAAAATTAAAGGGCCGCCACCATATTGCTTTAACCGGAACGCCGATGGAAAACCGACTATCGGAGTTATGGTCAATTTTCGATTTTACCAATCACGGCTATTTAGGTAGTCTTGGTCAATTTCAGAAAAAATTCGTCATCCCAATTGAAAAGGATGAAAAAAAGGAAAAAGTGCACGAGCTCCAATCGTTGATCCGTCCATTCTTGCTACGCCGGACGAAAAAGGATGAAGAGGTTGCTCTAAACCTCCCTGACAAGCTGGAGCAAAAAGAGTACTGTCCGCTAACTGCTGAACAGGCGTCACTATACGAACAGCTTGTTCAAGACACCTTTGAACAAATTGAAAAATTATCAGGCTTTGAGCGCAAAGGATTAATTTTACAAATGCTAAGCCGCTTGAAACAATTGTGCAACCACCCTGCCCTTTATTTAAAAGAAAAATCAGTGACACGACAGCTCCTCGATCGATCAAATAAACTGGAGAAGCTTGCTGAACTCATTGATGCCGTATTGGAACAGGGCGAAAGTTGTTTGATTTTCACCCAATACATTGAAATGGGTGAAATGATCAAAGCGTTGGTGAAGACAAAGTTTGGGGTCGAGGTCCCGTTCTTAAATGGAAGTGTGCCAAAAACCAAGCGTGATGAGATGATTGAACAGTTCCAAAACGGGGAGTTTCCAGTCTTCTTGCTCTCGTTGAAGGCTGGTGGCACTGGATTGAATTTGACTGCAGCGAACCATGTAATTCACTACGACCGCTGGTGGAATCCTGCCGTTGAAAATCAAGCAACTGACCGGGCATACCGGATCGGCCAACAACGCTTCGTCCATGTGCACAAGCTAATTTGCACCGGAACGCTTGAAGAAAAGATCGATGCCATGCTCGAAAAGAAGCAATTTTTAAATGATCAAATTATCCAAAGCGAAAACTGGATTACCGAGATGTCAACAGATGAGCTGAAGGATTTAGTGTATTTGGGGTAG
- a CDS encoding helix-turn-helix transcriptional regulator, giving the protein MSLSEKLKQLRDSRNWSQQYLADKMKLDRSTISRYETGKSIPPYEIVIQFAEAYQVEKDYLVVELNNLLSIKEKAAYILKENPLDKDLEAILQLVQQEPDLKSILMDINIMESNRRAYFLEKTKAEMKVLKKYKWL; this is encoded by the coding sequence ATGTCTTTATCCGAAAAATTAAAGCAACTGCGTGATAGCAGAAACTGGTCACAGCAGTATTTGGCAGACAAGATGAAGCTTGACCGATCTACGATTAGTCGTTATGAAACTGGAAAAAGCATTCCTCCTTATGAGATCGTTATCCAGTTTGCGGAAGCTTATCAGGTAGAAAAGGATTATTTAGTCGTTGAATTAAACAACTTACTTTCGATTAAAGAGAAAGCTGCATATATATTAAAGGAAAACCCTTTGGATAAGGATTTAGAGGCTATCCTTCAGTTAGTCCAACAGGAGCCCGATTTAAAAAGCATACTCATGGATATCAATATAATGGAATCGAACCGGAGAGCTTATTTTTTGGAGAAAACGAAGGCAGAAATGAAGGTACTGAAAAAGTATAAATGGCTATAA
- a CDS encoding single-stranded DNA-binding protein, whose amino-acid sequence MINQVTLVGRLTKDPELKITSDGTPVMHVILAVSRHYRNQNGEVDTDFVQCTLWRKAAENTNQYCKKGYVVGITGKIQTRHYDNKEGLRVYVTEVVAESIRFLSSKPKAEQPVKEEMPIGL is encoded by the coding sequence ATGATAAATCAAGTTACTTTAGTTGGAAGATTGACCAAGGATCCCGAATTGAAAATAACATCAGATGGAACGCCGGTGATGCATGTGATACTAGCAGTAAGTCGGCATTACCGAAATCAAAATGGCGAAGTTGATACAGACTTTGTCCAATGCACACTATGGCGAAAAGCAGCCGAAAATACGAACCAATATTGCAAAAAGGGATATGTAGTCGGAATTACGGGGAAAATTCAAACCCGCCATTACGATAACAAGGAGGGACTTAGAGTATATGTAACAGAAGTGGTCGCCGAGTCGATTCGTTTCCTCAGTAGCAAGCCTAAAGCAGAACAACCTGTAAAGGAGGAAATGCCAATTGGCCTTTAA
- a CDS encoding YwpF family protein, whose product MKTFKLVSLEVVEDDRIIEVPLTNGLIINKEDEKSTWLLEAYSEQSLYDYFKKITDENREIIVQAIITKRENDPAFFQTKITSLKKFEHHISVLFEGRLRRTKVNYSELLLESLLQNGLSGDELLREFKEKIKRKPRLT is encoded by the coding sequence ATGAAAACCTTTAAGTTAGTCTCATTAGAAGTTGTGGAAGATGATAGGATTATTGAGGTTCCATTAACCAATGGATTGATTATTAATAAGGAAGATGAGAAATCTACCTGGCTGCTTGAAGCATATTCAGAGCAATCCCTCTACGACTATTTCAAAAAAATTACTGACGAGAATAGAGAAATTATTGTTCAGGCCATCATCACGAAAAGGGAAAATGACCCAGCCTTTTTTCAAACAAAAATTACCTCATTAAAAAAATTCGAGCATCATATAAGTGTTTTATTTGAAGGTCGCTTGCGTCGTACCAAGGTGAACTATTCCGAATTATTACTGGAATCCCTTCTTCAAAATGGACTTTCTGGAGACGAACTTCTCCGTGAATTTAAAGAAAAAATAAAAAGGAAGCCTCGGTTAACATAA